A single Argentina anserina chromosome 7, drPotAnse1.1, whole genome shotgun sequence DNA region contains:
- the LOC126803874 gene encoding protein EXORDIUM-like 1, whose protein sequence is MVRRVALATQALFLILLIITPHLVSAHGGGNKKGGGGKKGGGGGKKGGGGGKKPAAPYKPGHKKPAGKPAGHGGKKPAAPYKPPSKPVGKKPAAPYRPPSKPVGKKPAAPYRPPSKPVGKVPVTIHATHIEMPRVVPHPTGPANKGNGDGIAYKGGPLMTGEVNLSIIFYGQWLSQHKDLIRSFLNSFGVKGSALCNWWGIVESYQCVANRGSRGIQLKVGTQQSDDKASLGKVLTKDFIKMLVQKADSGKPNTVVVILAHKDVAVAELCRGKCYDHGSFDGKTPWLIIGNPEVECPGVCGLPFAKAKYGPSGAVVKPPNGELGVDATIVNFAAGLSSVLTNPFNDGFSKKGPKTWPIEAGNACAHIFGTLTSDPTGCGYNAIGENGHKFVLPGVWDPKALSCWTPM, encoded by the coding sequence ATGGTTCGTCGTGTTGCACTAGCAACTCAGGCTCTCTTCCTAATCCTTCTCATCATTACGCCTCACTTGGTATCGGCCCATGGCGGTGGCAACAAGAAAGGAGGTGGAGGCAAGaaaggaggaggtggtggcaAGAAAGGAGGAGGCGGTGGCAAGAAACCAGCCGCACCTTATAAACCAGGGCACAAAAAACCAGCTGGTAAACCAGCAGGACATGGGGGAAAGAAACCAGCGGCACCTTATAAACCACCGAGCAAGCCTGTCGGAAAGAAACCAGCGGCACCTTATAGACCACCGAGCAAGCCTGTCGGAAAGAAACCAGCGGCACCTTATAGACCACCGAGCAAGCCTGTTGGAAAGGTACCAGTGACTATTCACGCCACCCACATTGAAATGCCTAGAGTAGTTCCACACCCTACAGGTCCAGCCAATAAAGGCAACGGTGATGGCATCGCGTACAAGGGAGGCCCTCTGATGACCGGGGAGGTCAACCTTTCCATCATATTTTACGGCCAGTGGCTAAGCCAACACAAGGACCTGATCAGGAGTTTCCTCAACTCGTTCGGAGTCAAGGGCTCCGCCCTGTGCAACTGGTGGGGCATTGTGGAGAGCTACCAGTGTGTGGCCAATCGGGGCTCCAGAGGCATCCAACTCAAAGTGGGCACTCAGCAGAGCGATGACAAGGCCTCCTTGGGCAAAGTTCTAACCAAAGATTTCATCAAGATGCTCGTGCAAAAGGCCGACTCCGGCAAGCCAAACACCGTCGTTGTCATCTTGGCCCACAAAGATGTGGCAGTTGCGGAGCTGTGCAGGGGCAAATGCTACGACCATGGATCGTTTGATGGCAAGACGCCCTGGCTCATCATCGGAAACCCTGAAGTGGAGTGCCCCGGTGTTTGTGGCTTGCCCTTTGCAAAGGCCAAGTACGGTCCTTCAGGCGCTGTCGTCAAACCACCAAACGGCGAGTTGGGCGTTGATGCTACCATCGTCAACTTCGCCGCCGGCTTATCTTCAGTACTCACTAATCCGTTCAACGACGGATTTAGCAAAAAAGGACCCAAAACCTGGCCGATTGAGGCTGGCAATGCCTGCGCGCATATCTTCGGAACATTGACCAGTGACCCGACCGGTTGTGGCTACAATGCCATTGGAGAAAATGGTCACAAGTTCGTGCTTCCAGGCGTGTGGGATCCAAAGGCGTTGTCATGCTGGACCCCTATGTAA
- the LOC126803875 gene encoding protein EXORDIUM-like, which produces MVLLRSRVHLDQLSLVLSLLWLIASPPLVSGHFRPPPTFSYNGGLLLTGKLDLSIFFYGAVGRTQKRVIRSFIKSLNHGGGTPKPRVTSWWDMIESYQSTASPDHTAPKIAVKVVSQITDNSYSLGKVITKDFIKSMVKTATAGKPPSNLVVIFTDKQCAVSALCRGKCYDHGVIDNQPYLIVGNPEVECPGACAWPFVKSNYGPPGITLKPPNGNPMVDAILVNFAAGLAAAVTNPFNTGFSKPGPKTWPLEASTVCNGIFARGAFPGNPGKVALDGKSGGAFNAHGLNGMKFLLPALWNPRTSSCWTLM; this is translated from the coding sequence atggtCTTATTACGATCAAGGGTTCATCTTGATCAGCTTTCTCTGGTTCTCAGCTTACTCTGGTTAATTGCTAGCCCACCCCTCGTTTCCGGTCACTTTAGACCGCCGCCGACATTCAGTTACAATGGAGGGCTACTCCTGACGGGCAAACTCGACCTTTCAATCTTCTTCTATGGTGCAGTTGGACGCACACAAAAGCGTGTGATTAGGTCTTTCATCAAGTCGCTGAATCATGGTGGTGGCACCCCCAAGCCTAGGGTAACATCCTGGTGGGATATGATCGAGAGCTACCAATCCACTGCTTCCCCGGATCATACTGCCCCCAAAATCGCAGTCAAAGTGGTGAGTCAAATAACTGATAATAGTTACTCCCTTGGAAAAGTGATCACCAAAGACTTCATAAAGTCGATGGTCAAGACGGCCACCGCCGGGAAGCCTCCTTCAAATCTTGTCGTCATCTTTACCGATAAGCAATGTGCTGTCTCAGCCCTTTGCAGGGGAAAATGCTATGATCATGGAGTTATTGATAACCAGCCTTATCTCATCGTCGGAAACCCCGAAGTCGAGTGTCCCGGTGCTTGTGCCTGGCCCTTCGTAAAGTCCAACTACGGCCCTCCAGGCATCACCCTCAAACCACCAAACGGCAACCCCATGGTCGATGCCATTCTAGTCAACTTTGCTGCCGGTTTGGCTGCTGCTGTCACCAATCCATTCAATACCGGATTTTCCAAACCAGGACCCAAAACCTGGCCGCTGGAGGCTAGCACTGTTTGTAATGGTATATTTGCAAGAGGGGCGTTCCCAGGGAATCCCGGCAAGGTGGCGTTGGACGGGAAATCCGGCGGGGCGTTCAATGCTCATGGATTGAATGGTATGAAGTTTTTGCTACCTGCGCTGTGGAATCCAAGAACATCTTCATGCTGGACACTGATGTAG
- the LOC126802841 gene encoding norbelladine synthase-like gives MVSGTVSHELEVEVSASQAWELYGTLGIARLLEQNFTDIIAKIEVEQGDGEQGTILKLIFAPGMPGPGWHKEKFTMVDNEKRVKEVEVIEGGYLELGFTFYLVRFEIIEAATPSSCITKISIDYELKEESAANASFASIDLFATIAQIAKTHLLKNKQ, from the exons ATGGTTAGCGGGACAGTTTCGCATGAGTTGGAAGTGGAAGTCTCTGCGAGCCAAGCATGGGAGCTGTATGGCACTCTTGGGATCGCTAGGCTCCTCGAACAAAATTTCACCGATATAATTGCCAAAATTGAAGTAGAGCAAGGTGATGGAGAACAAGGCACCATTCTCAAACTAATATTTGCACCAG GGATGCCGGGGCCAGGATGGCACAAGGAGAAGTTCACAATGGTAGACAATGAAAAGCGGGTGAAAGAAGTGGAGGTGATCGAAGGTGGATATCTGGAGTTGGGTTTTACTTTTTACTTAGTTCGCTTCGAAATCATAGAGGCCGCCACCCCTTCTTCCTGCATTACGAAAATTTCCATTGACTATGAGCTCAAGGAAGAGTCAGCTGCCAACGCCTCATTTGCCTCGATCGACCTCTTCGCAACTATTGCCCAGATTGCAAAAACTCATCTCCTTAAAAACAAACAGTAA